Within Bradymonas sediminis, the genomic segment GGCGGATCGCGTTTTCGACCAATGGCTGCAAGATCAAGGGCGGCACCAGGATCTGGTCGCGCAGCTCTTCGGCGCAGGCTACCTCGAAGCGCAGCCCCTCGCCGAAGCGGGCGCGCTCGAGATCGACATAGCGCTCGAGCTGCTCGATCTCGGCGCCCAGCGAGGTCTGCTCATTGGGATGGGCCAGCGTGTAGCGCAGGAATTCGGACAAATCGAGGGTCAACTCGCGCGCCCGCACCGGGTCGGTGCGAATCAAATACGCCAATGTATTCAGCAGGTTAAACAAAAAGTGCGGGCGCACCTGGTATTGCAGCGCCTCGAGGCGCGCCGAGCGCACCAGGTCGCGGGATGCCTGGGCGTCGCGTCGCGCCAGATCCAGCTCGCGCACCACGCTCAACAGCCCCATCACCACCGTCACGCCGATGGCGTTGGCGGCGATCTTGGCCAGATGTAATTCGAGATTTCCGGCGATCGACAGCGCCTGCTCGAGGTTGAGCACCGCCATAAAGATCCCCAGCAACCCATGATGAAGCGCCTGGATCACCACCGATCCGACGGCGACCGACACCACGCCGGTGCCGAATTTTCGCGCCCATAAACCGGCGAGCAACCCGTCGAGCAGGCTGGCCGAGAAGACATAAAAGGCGATCGTGCCCTGCACATTAAAGGCGTAGACGAACCCGGCCACCGCCCCCACGACCGCCCCGACCGGGCTGCCGCCCAGGTAGCCGGCGACCAGGATGCCGATCGCGCGCAGATTAAACGCTGTCCCGCCGATATCGAAGCTTAAAAAGACGCCCCAGACCGCCAGAGCGCTGAGCACCGCGACCAGAAAAATCCGCCGGCGCACCGACGCCCGCGCCCCCGCCTCGCCCAGCCAAACCTCGGCCGGGCGCAGCAAGAGCAGCACCAGCGTCGCGGCCAGCAGGACGCTGACCTTCTGCAAGAGGTTGACGATGAGTTCAACAAATTCCACCGAAGCACCCGACGAGAGTGGGGAGGAGCGCGCGAATAAGATCCGGCTCATTTGTACGCCCCGGCGCCGGCGGCTGCAACAACGGCCCGGCCAAGAAAAAGCGGAGGCAGCGCCGAAGCGCTGCCTCCTTATTCGGTCCGCCACGAGAGCCGGTATTGAAAAAGGTTGTTGAAACCCTGGTTATACCAGGTGGTGGACAGTAAATAATGCGGTCAGACGTCCTTTCGGTCTCCTTACGGAAACATAAGGCGTGCCTTTTCCACACCAGGGACCGTCCCCTTATAGTTGCTTACGGGGTTTCCTTGTTCGCCTAAATCGCACAAGAACCGCAGCAAAACCGAACCACCCAAATCTTAAATGCACAGCGAAATGGATGCAAGGAGTTTTTGCCCGCTCGCCCGTCCAGCCGGCTCAGACGGGGATCTCAGCTTGGCGCGGCAAGATGACGTGAAAACGCGTGCCTTCGCCGAGCTTTGAGCTCACCTCAATGCGGCCCTGGAGCATCTCGCAAAAACGTTCACTGATCGCCAAGCCCAGGCCGGTGCCGCCAAACTTCTGGGCGATCGAGGCATCGGCCTGATTATAGGCGCCAAAGACATGCGCCATCTCGGCCTCACTCATGCCCATGCCGTTATCGTAGACCTCAAAATAAAAGGCATCGCTGGCCGCGTCATAGCGGCTACGCAGCCCAATCTCGCCATTTTGGGTGAATTTCGAGGCGTTGCTCAGCAGGTTGAGCAGGATCTGGCGCACCTTGGTCTGGTCGGATCGCATCGGCGGCAGCGCTCCCTCGACCGCGTTGACCAGGGTGTTGCCTTCTTTGTCGGCCAGCGGCTTGGCGGTCGTTGCGATATCGGAGAGCATCGCCCCCACGTCAAACTCACTCAGGGAGATCTCGATCTTTCCGGCCTCGATCTTCGACAGGTCGAGCACGTGGGTGATCAGGGCGAGCAGGTGGCGCCCGGAGGTGTGGATGCGCTCGAGATCGTCGATATAGCGGGATTCACCGTGGTCTTTCATCTGCTCGAGCAGGAACTCCGAATACCCGATCACCGCGTTGAGCGGGGTGCGCAACTCATGGTTCATATTCGCCAGAAAATGCGACTTCGCCCGGTTCGCCTGGCGCGCCCTCTCGCTGGCCTCTTTGAGCTCGGCGTTGAGGGTCTTCAGCGCGCGCTCGTCTTCTTTTCGCTGAGTGATGTCGCGGCAAAGCGCCAGGCAGACCTTCTTGCCGTCATTCATAAAGGCGCCCACCCGGGTCTCGACCGGGTAGGTCGAGCCATCTTTTCGCTGGTGGGTGCCCTCGACGGTAAAGACCTCGTCGACCGACATATTTTCCCAAAACGCGCCGGGATCCAGATCGCGCTCAAAATCAGCGACGCTCAGCGTGCGAAACTCCTCGGGGCTATAGCCGAGCATATCGCAGGCGGCCTGATTAAAATCGAGGATCTTGCCGCGCGTATCGTGGATCACGAACCCGTCGACCGCGTGGGCGATGATATTATCAAACCCAGGGTCCAAGATGAGCGCGCCCTGCTCGCTGAGGGTGTGAAGGGAGCGATCCAGCTCGGCCAAAAAGTGCTGCCATGCAGCGCCAGACTCGGGTGGATGCTCTGCCGATAACCCCTGAGATTCCAAGCGGGATCGCAGGATTCGGTGCAAACTATTTGCATCCATGGAGGACCTTAGGTCGAAGTGCCCAGCGGGCGGACAATCATCAAGAGCCGCGTCAATAATTCATCGGTGTTTCGCCGGGATTGGGGTCCCAGGGCGTGCCGTTTCTCAGGCGCTGTCGCTCGCGCTTTGCGCGCTCGCCGTGCGGACTAAAGACGCGCTCGCCAAAATTATCGCCGCTCAACTCGAGCTTCTTGCGGCGCACGCCGGGGACCTGGGCGCCGAAGCTCACGGCGCTTAACACCGACATATTGGCGGCGGTGATGGTGCGCCCGACCGTCGCGGTCGCCAGGGAATCACAGATCGCCTCGCGCGGGGTCGCCCCCATTTTGCGCCGCTCCTGATACATTCCGGTGCACATATCCGCCCAACTCGCCTGGCTATACATCCCGGCCCAGGGCGGCGTGGAGGGGCCACAGCCCTTCGACTCCACAAGCGGGACGAACGCCGCGGCGACGAGGCCGCGGGTCGGCAGGTTATAGTGGATGTCACAGCCAACAGCGACCACCCAATCCTGGGCGTTATATTGCAGATTTCCGAAGCGCTCCTCGCCGCGCAGGGCGAGCTCCTCGGCGTTGGGCACGGCGACCTCGGCCTCCCAGCGCTGGTAGCGGCGGCCGAGCATCTCGGAGGCCAGCGGGACCTCCGGGAAAGCGGAGCCAACCAGCGCGCGATAGTCAAAGGACGCGGGGATAAGCGGCACTCGCCCCGGGTCATCGAGCAACCCGACGAAGGCCTCATGGCCGCCCAGTTGCGACACGCAGCACTCCCGGACCTCGGCGGAGTCGGCCCCCAGGGCGCAGGACATCATGCGGTAGGTTGGGTCGACCCGGGCGAGGTCGAGCGCCCGCCGGGTGTTGAGCGCGGTCTGGCAGGTGTTGTCGCTGCCGCGGATCAGGTCGTTCATCCACCGGTGGCCAAGGGTCGAGGCGACCAATACATAATTGGGCACCATCTCGTCTGCCCCGCTGACCAGGCTCATATCCGGCCAATTCGGGGTTTGGGGCTCCGCGAAGTTCATATCATTCGGGTCTTTGGCGGCCTCGGCCTCCGGGGGAGCGCCCTGCTGATTCGCCTCGGCCGAGCGGCTCAAACACTCGAAAGAAGCGTAGGGGCGTTGATATAGAACCTCGGTGATATGGGCATAATATGTCGAATCCTGCGCGCTGAGCAGTGAATAACAGGCTTCGGCCGCGATCTCGTCGCTCGGGTCCGTGATCGCCACGACGGCGCGGTCCTCGCGCCCCCCCTCCAGCGAATGAAAGACGAACTCGCGCACGACATCGAGATTCCACATGCTCACCAGCACGGTGACCCCGATCAAAAAGACGACCTGCCAGAAGGCGACGGCGGGAAACATCTTCTCGAGCAAGCCGCTGGTCTCGAATTCACCGCTTTCGGGGCGAGGGAGATTTAATTTATCCCACAGCGATTCGAAATTCACGAGGACTCCTTGCTGGAGGTGCGGCGCGGGTTGGGCGCCGACGGGAGTTTCGTCTGGCGGGTCTTCTCGCTAAATACGATCTCTTCCTCGAGCACGATTTCATCTTCGAGGAGGAAGTCACCGAGGTCGATTTCGTCCTGCGTAATCTCGTCGAGGTTGAGCTGATCACGCTTCATCTCTTTGAGTGTCAGGTCATTTTGTTTCACTGCGTCGCGGGCGAGGTCGTCGCGCTTCAACTCTTTGAGCGTCAGGTCGCCGCGCGTCACCCGACTCAGGTTCACGGGACGATCGACGTGGGTCAGCTCATCGAGCATCGGGGGCGAGGCTTTGGGGCGCGAAGGCGGCTGCTTCTTCGCGTTCAACGGGGCAGAAGACGCGGGTTGCTCCGGTGCCTCCGGGCCCGGCGTCGCCGATCGCCCGTGCTCGGCGCGGGTCAACACGCTCTCGGCGAAGGCCGGAATCGGCAAGTCGACCCCCGTCACGTCGGCTTCGGTCTCGGGGCGAAGCCCCTTGGTGACGTCGTCGCCCTCCAAAATATCCAGGCCAAAGAGCCCCGGCTTTTTCTCGGGCTCGACGCTCTGATGCGCGCCGGACTCGCTGCGATTGACCACCGCCGCGACGGCCGCCGAGAGGCGCGGCGACTTCTCCTGCTGCTGTTTGAGTTTGAGCGCCTTTTCGCGCTCAAGGGTGGTCAAGGCGCTCTCGGCGAAGGCCGGGATCGGCACGTCAATGCCGGTCACGTCGTCTTCGGTCTCGGGGCGCAAATCGTCGTATTCATAGACCGTCACGCCGAAGAGCCCCGGTCGCCCCGCGACCTTCGGGCCGCGGGGTGCGTCACTGCCAAGCGCAGGGGTCGGCGCGGTGTCTTCGGCGACGATGCCAAAAACAGTGTCCAGGTTATCATCGACAAACTCGCCCTCTGCCGAGGGGAGCTCGAGCTTGGCGGCGGCCTCGGCCCGTTGCCTTTCGCGCTCCTCGGCCAGCGAGCGCCCGCGCATTTGCGGCAGGGCGTAGACCACCGTCCCGGCGATCCCGTCGCCGCCGTGGCGCTTCATCTGCTCGGCCGACTCCGCCGCGGTAGGCTCGGGCTCGGGCCAGTTGATCTCATAGAAGGTGATCGCGAAGCGGTACGCAAAAAAGAGCGCGAGCATCCCCAACATCCACAGCACCGGCACATAGGGGGCCGCCCAAGCCTCCACGGTATAGACGAGCACCACAGCCGAGCCGATGATCAGCCAGCTCCACTCAATCGCGACCAGTTTTTTGCGGTGTTTTGTGGCCATTATTTCTCAGCTAAGCATACTTTTAAAAAGTCAGCGGACGAACTCGCCGTCTGCCCCCTGGGCGAGGTGCCCGGGGCGCGATTCCCGCAGAGAATACGCGCCAGACGCGTTGGCGGCAACCAACCTACAAATATCACTCAGATTCCGCAGACTCTTCGTCCGGGGGAAGGACAATCAAAGAGCGCTCATAATTTGTGGGCGGAGTGCATCGCTCGGGTTGCGTTTTATATAATACAAATGGCGGATTTCTCCCAACCTCGACCCACCCGGCGCCGGGCGGCTGCGAGGAGATCGCATAATTATAATTGCCCGCGGCTTCGGGAAGATTCTCGGTGTGAAAGAACAGAACGTCGCGGTGAAAATAAGAGTATCCGCCTGTTTCGACGGCGCGAATCTCGCGCAGATAGAGCCCGCATATATCCTCCCGGGCGCCCGCCTCGCTCAACAGGCGATTGAGCCCGCCGAGGTGGTCGAAGAGCGAATCTTCGACGCTGGTATGAACCATCTCAATGCCGCCGACATCCTTTATTTTCAGCGTTGGGACACGGCCGATGCCGGCGCCGACCAGGCCGAAGACGAGGACGCTCGCCCCGATATTTATCGCCGGTTGCAGGTGGGCCGCCCGGACGCGATCGATGCTCACGCGGATCCCGACCGCGCTGAGGACCGCCAGGATGGGCACGGTGCTGATGACGAAGCGCAACTCCTTATGGGGAAAGAATGAGTGCGCCAAGAGGTAGAGGAACGCGCAGATAAACAGGGGTCGCGCCCGAGAGATCGCCAGCAAAGGCAGCGCGAGCAACAGCGCGCCCACCCCGCCCATCGAAGATAAGAAGAGATGGACATAGTGGAAAAACGGATTGCTCCCCAAAAAGACGGTCGAACCGTTGAGCACCAGGTTGAAGTGCAGATAGGCCCCCGCCGACGCAAACGGCAGCCCCCAGGTGATCCAGTCGATCAACCCGTACACCAACGCCCAGAAGACCAGCGTGCCCAGGCCGAGGGTATAGCGCGCGTGTTGCGCGGCCTGAAAGCGCCAGGGGAGCACCAACGCGAGCGCAAAGAGCGCGTTTTGCAGCCGAAAGAGCACCGCGATGCCCACCAAAGACACGCCCAGCACAAACCACAGGCGGTCGCATTTGCCCGCCGCCGCCTCACGCCCGATCGCCGCGGCGCCGGGGGGCACCGACCCCAGCGCCCACATCAAGCCGAAGAGCACAAAGGGGGTGCTGATGACCTCGCTGAGCGTGCGGTACCCGACCGCGATCATCGCCGGGTTGAAGAGAAAAAGCGCCGCCGCCGCGAAGGCCAATAGACGCGTCGCGCTAAATTGGCGGGCCAGATAATAGACGGGGTAGGCGCTGGCGCAGAAGATCGTCGCCACGAACCCGCGCACGATCATCATATAGGATTCGGGCTGCTCAAACCCCAGCAGGCGCGCCGCGCCCAGCACCCCGGCGAGCATGCCGGGCAGGGCCCAATTGCGCGCGCCGAACTCCCACTCCCAGGCCTCGAGCCCGTAGCCGTAGACCAGCTTATGAGCCGGCTCGAGCACCTGATAGATCGCGTCCGGGTGGAAGATGCTGTCGTCGCTAAGCCCCCAATGAAGCCGCAAAAAGATGCCCGCCACGGCCATCAGCGTGAGGACTCCAAAGTCAATCAACCGCGCATTTGGCGAGTCGTTCGAGTGCAACATCGTGGGCTCGGTGGCGTGGGCAAAAAACGGCGCGTCACTGGGGGTCGAGGATACGAGCACAGCCGTGAGGCGGCAACCTTTATTATGCTAAGTGGGCCCTCGCCCGAATCTATTTTGCATGTGCATGTGCTGGCGCTGACCCGTGTGTTTTCGCCAAACTCTGCTAAGACTAGAGCCGCGCAATTTATGCCTCATTCTAAAACGATTTATTTAGCCCAGAGTTCAGCGATGTTGAAGCGCCGCCTTATCCGTTATTTTATCGTGCTGGCCTTGCTCTTATGGAGCGGCAGCGCGTTCGCCCAGAGCTGGGAGGACACCTTCGACGCCGACGAAGTCCACACCTATATGGATAAGGACGGACTTAAATATCTGGTGGTCGCCGCCGGGGGCGCGGGCGAGTCGGTTCAAGAAGCGGCGGCGAGCCTGGAGGCGGCGCTGCGCAGCGGGCCAGCGACGCTGGTGATGAACGACGACGCGCTGGGCGCGGTTGAAGGCCTCGATGACGACGCGATCGCCGCCAAGGCCGCCGCCCTTCCCGTCGACCGCGTCGCGATCGTGCGGGTCTTCCCCGGTGCCACCGAGGCGCAGGCAACGGTGGTCGTCACCGTGCGCGACCAGGACGGCGAGAATGTTTGGGCGCTCAGCGGCACCAAGGGCGTCGCGGTGGACCCGCAGGGCGGGGTCGTCCGAGGTGTCGTCGGCGGGATCGGGGTGCGCTCCAAAGCGGCGGAATCGGTCAACAGCACCGTGCGCGCCAGCGCAGCGGAGTCTGACAAGGCGAAGCAGCAATTCGCCGAGAAATTTATCTGGACCCAGGGCCTTATCGGGCTCAACCAATACGGCGCCATGCTGATGCAGTCGACAATGATCTATCAGGGCAAATATAAGAGACCGCTGACGCCCCGGGAGTTTTATCTTGAGATCGGCCGCCCGGACCTGGCCGAAGAGCTAGAGTCGAACGAAGCCCAACAGTCACTGGCGAATATTACGGGACTTGTTGGAACTCTGGCGTTTGTCGGTGGGACGACCTGGCTCTTAATGGAATTTCTCACCTCGTCTGGCGAAGACTACAATATCACGACGGGTGAGTGGGAGCAGCAAGAGGCAAATTATATGGCCCCGGGTATTCTTACCGGGGCTTCGGTTGGGTTGCTCATCGCCGCGTATATTATCGCGCCTGACCAGGTCCAGCCGGTCACCTCAAGCGAAGCCATGAAATTGGCCGACCAATATAATCAAAAACTAAAATCCGACCTCGGCCTCGCCGAGGACTACTCGGTGGTGCCGGAAGTGAATACGACAAACACGATGAAATTTAGCTATGGAATCAGTCCAACCCTCCAAGGAGTCAGCGGTGCGATTCGCGTCGACTTTTAAGCCCCAACACCCCCGCCTGAGCGGGCTGAT encodes:
- a CDS encoding PAS domain-containing sensor histidine kinase; protein product: MAELDRSLHTLSEQGALILDPGFDNIIAHAVDGFVIHDTRGKILDFNQAACDMLGYSPEEFRTLSVADFERDLDPGAFWENMSVDEVFTVEGTHQRKDGSTYPVETRVGAFMNDGKKVCLALCRDITQRKEDERALKTLNAELKEASERARQANRAKSHFLANMNHELRTPLNAVIGYSEFLLEQMKDHGESRYIDDLERIHTSGRHLLALITHVLDLSKIEAGKIEISLSEFDVGAMLSDIATTAKPLADKEGNTLVNAVEGALPPMRSDQTKVRQILLNLLSNASKFTQNGEIGLRSRYDAASDAFYFEVYDNGMGMSEAEMAHVFGAYNQADASIAQKFGGTGLGLAISERFCEMLQGRIEVSSKLGEGTRFHVILPRQAEIPV
- a CDS encoding sensor histidine kinase, which gives rise to MSRILFARSSPLSSGASVEFVELIVNLLQKVSVLLAATLVLLLLRPAEVWLGEAGARASVRRRIFLVAVLSALAVWGVFLSFDIGGTAFNLRAIGILVAGYLGGSPVGAVVGAVAGFVYAFNVQGTIAFYVFSASLLDGLLAGLWARKFGTGVVSVAVGSVVIQALHHGLLGIFMAVLNLEQALSIAGNLELHLAKIAANAIGVTVVMGLLSVVRELDLARRDAQASRDLVRSARLEALQYQVRPHFLFNLLNTLAYLIRTDPVRARELTLDLSEFLRYTLAHPNEQTSLGAEIEQLERYVDLERARFGEGLRFEVACAEELRDQILVPPLILQPLVENAIRHGAREGKVEVRLEVLLRERSSQSDTLVIRVLDDGPGPPPASERPREARHGDSRSGVGLQNVRERLERFYRGRARLELRARRGASDAESLGACAEITVPTEAASRDSRHLLKDQPLTKLREQAREKLRKVVL